AAAGAGGGGGGCACTGGCTTTGCCCTGGGAGGGAGGGACTGGGGAGGTGCAGGGGGGCAGAGACacggggggaggggggacaggCGGGTCCCCACCATGGGACGGCTGGGAGAAGGGGCTTGGCCACCTCTGGCTCTCCCAGTGCTCGGGGGTGTCTGGGAGCAGCAGCCGGGCTGGTTTGGGGGCTACTGGGCAAgtggcagagcccaggcagctcctcGTGTCCCTCTGCCGGGGCTTGTGGGTGGGAAGGGCTGGTCCCAGTCCCTCTGTCCTCAGTCTGCCTGGGGACATGGTCGGCTCCTTGTGCAGGTGTTTGCACCTGCTGGAGGGATGTgtggggctggatggggccACGTGGGCACCCATTCGGTGTGTGCCCCCCAACCATTGGAGCCAGCAGCCCCAcggcaccagggaaggtttgtGGGGCGGGGGGGACTGTTGTGAtgcaggaaggagctggggcCTCTcgctgccccctcccctggcCTGGTCCCCCTGTCTGTCCCTCAGACCACACCACGGCCCCGGGGCACCGAGGCCTTTGCAGTGTGTCCTAATGGAATAAGCCAATTCCCTTAACCCACTTATCCGGCTGATCCAATAAAGGTGGCTGGGAATAAAGTGTGTGCTTGGTCTTAATGcaccccccggccccccccctGCATCCCCCCAGGCCTGGGtctgtctgctgcagctggctgggtGCTCCtccccagaggcagctgcagtggGGCCAGGGCAGAGGTGGGACGTTGTGGCTGGGACTTGCTGGTCCTGGCTGACAGGGAAAGAGGTGGCcgtgctggtggtgctgctggaggtggctcTGATCCCCAGGCCAGTGGGGAGCATCGGGGGACAGCTCAGCACGAAGTGTGACACAGGTGCAGGTGGGTCGTGGGGGCCGTGGGGCagctgtggtggggctgggtAACACGGTGTGTCTGTCctcatccctcctcctccccacccagccctggggtTTGATCAGTCCCATGTCCCCAAGAGCCATTGGTTTTGTCATGGGGGGTGTCCTGAGTCCCTTGTCCCTGTGTTGCCTTTCTCTAGCAGGGTCTGGGGGGTGGGTGAGCTGGGGAGAGGGTGGGAGATGGCATGGGGATGGAGtgggagggatggggatggagggacgggggtgcagggacagggatggaGGGACAAGGCTGGAGGGATGGTGTGTTaggagggctggggtgggaggaatgggccaggcaggggcaggagcgcGATGCAGGGGCAGGAGCGGGAAGCAGGGGCGGGAGCGGGAAGCAGGGGCAGGAGCGGGATGCAGGGGCGGGAGCGGGATGCAGGGGCAGGAGCGGGATGCAGGGGCAGGAGCGGGATGCAGGGGCGGGATGCAGGGGCAGGGGCGGGATGCAGGGGCAGGGGCGGGATGCAGGAgcggggggcaggggcaggagcggGATGCAGGGGCAGGGGCGGGATGCAGGAgcggggggcaggggcaggagcggGATGCAGGGGCAGGATGCAGGGGCAGGGGCGGGATGCAGGGGCGGGGTGCCGGGGCAGGAGCGGGATGCAGGGGCAGGAGCGCAGGGCCGGGCGCGCCGCGGTGTCCGGGATCCACCTCCAGGTGCGGGTGACGCAGCCGCCCCGGCAGCACCAGGAAGCGTCCGGCTTCGTGGCAGGTGAGGGCGGAGGCGGCAGCGCCAGACTCTGCCCGGAGGGGACAGCGGGGACCGGCCGGGACCCCCCGCAGCACCGCGGGGCCCCCTCCCCGTGGCTCGGCTGCCCCCTCCTCTCTGTCCCCGCAGGCCGGCATGGAGGGGGCTCGGCCGCCCACCAGCCCCGCGGGGCTCTCGGCGTACGTGGCCGTGTCTCAGCTGCTGGGCCTGACGCTTCTGGCCGCCACCGGCGCCTGGCTGGGCCGCTACCGGGGCGGGGtgtcctggcacagcagcctccAGTTCAATGTCCACCCCCTCTGCATGGTGCTGGGCATGGTTTTCCTCCAAGGTGACGgtgagcaggacagcaggacaagCGCCCTGGCCCCGCTGCAGGCTTTCaatcctccccaccccccacccacccacccccaggCAAAAGTGATGATCAGTGGGATGGGGAAAGATGCTCCAGGTTCCACATCCTCCCCACCCCCGGCTTCGTGCAGTACCCCTGGGAGACGCAGGGTGccgggggggatgggggggggggacacccGGGGGTGCTGATCCAGcctctctccggcagctctcCTGGTCTACCGGGTCTTCAGGCACGAAGCCAAGCGCTCCACCAAAGCCCTGCACGCCCTGCTCCACGGGCTGGCGCTGCTCATCGCCCTCCTGGGTgaggccggggccgggggggcagggggggttggatccagccCCGGGGGGTCACGGGCTCCTCTCTCCAGGTATCGTCGCCGTCTTCGAGTCCCACCGGACCAAGGGCATCCCCGACATGTACAGCCTGCACAGCTGGTGTGGGATGGCTGCCTTCGTGCTCTACCTCCTGCAGGTGAGGGCTGGGGAGCCCCGCGGGGATGGGGGCGGGGGAAGGGGACCCCACAGCACCCCCTTACCACCCCATGTCCCCGCAGTGGCTCCTGGGCTGCGGTTTCTTCCTGCTCCCTGGTGCCTCCTTCTTGCTGCGCAGCCGGTACAAGCCCCACCACATCTTCTTTGGCATTGCCCTCTTCACCTTGTCCATCGCTGTTTGCTTGCTGGGCATCACCGAGATGCTCCTCTTCAACATCAGGTGAgatccccgccccccccccccccccggtcccCCAGCAAAGGGCTGATCCAGCCCCGTGGGGCAGAGCCTGGTCCCTGCTCAGGCTGTGCTTCCATGGCtattaaatgtgtgtgtgtgtcacccCCGAGGCCATTAAATGTCCCTCTAAGGCCTttagttctgctgctgctgagtcaCTTCCCAGAGGATGTTTAACAAGAGCCAGATCCTGTGACAGTTTGCTCTGGGGTCCGGACCCCTCCACAGCCAGGCGTTTTCAGAACTCCCTGGGACACTTCTGTCCCCAAGACCTCTGTCCTCACAGCTGGAGGACATGGTGGTGGCCCCAGCTGCACATCGAGttcccccagcaccagcactgtGGGGACATGGCAATTGGGCAACCCAGGAGCCACCTCCCTGTGCTTGGGTAGCACATctggcaggggagctgctcagctgcctACAGCCCCAGTGAAGAGCTGTgccctgttttctctgctgtcacCAGAAAACTGAGCAGGACCTGGGCACTCCcctcttgctctgtttttttggggaaaagggACTTTTCCCAGGGTGTGTGCCcagaggatgaggagaaggTCCCAGCCACGGAATGGACAGGCCACCAGAACCTGGAGGCTTGATCATCCCTCTCCACTCCCACAGGGATTCATACAGCCACTTTGTGCCTGAGGGTGTCCTGGCCAACAccctgggggtgctgctggtggccttTGGGCTGGTGGTGGGCTACGTCCTGACGCGGGACGACTGGAAGCGCCCGCCGCTGGCCGAGGAGCTGGCCCTCTCCATGGACTTCAAGACCCTGACGGAGGGTGAGAGCCCCGGGGGTGGCAGCCAGTGATGTCCCCAGGTCCCCTGTCCCTGGCATGGGCTCCTCGTGCTGTCTGTGGGATGTTCCTATGTGCCCCATCCCCGGTGTCTTGGGGCTCAGCTCAGGGTGACGAGgacagctggggaaggacacACTTGGTGTGACGCTGCCTGTTGGGCTCAGCCTTGCTTGGCCTCACccctcctcagctctgccctgcacagcccctggagaccctccccaccccccccgaGCCTGCCTCAGCCCCGTGGGGACAGCAGTGCCACAGGGCAGAGGCTGGCAGTGGTGCTGGGACACAAAGGACGGGGAGGTCCCCGGGCTCTGCTTTGGGGACCAGGGAATGGGAGCCCAGATTTCTCTGCCGATTCCCAAATCCTGGTCTCAGCGCCAGGGGCAGAGGGGACCTTTGCCATCGCTGAGGTTTCCACTCACTGGCAGCCCCTTGCCCTCCAGCACGGCTGTGTGTGgggctgctcccccccccccgagggCTCCCTGGGGACTCGGAGGGACCTGGCCTCTGTGCAGGCTCAGCATCTTCATGTCTGAAATGTTCTCCCCTCTTGTGTGATGTGTCGTCTGCTCAGTGGATGCTCCTGATCTAATAAATGTTTGCAGCTAACCCTGTCCTCCTCCCgtctctgctcccccagctcaTCATTTCGGGGTCTCCCTGAGCTCCCACACACTGTGGGTGGCCAAGGGATCAGCTGCccgaggggctggggagggcagggtgGGCACTTGGGGTAGGATTGACCCATCTGTCCCCTTTTTATAAGGGTATGTAGccacaggacaagggggaatggctttcaactggaagaaggagattgaggtgagacatgaggaggaaattcttccctgtgagggtggtgagagcctggcccaggttgcccagggaagctgtggctgccccatccctggcagtgttgaagggcaggttggatggggcttggagcaacctgggctggtgggaggtgtccctgcccatgcagggggttggatctagatgatctttaaggtcctttccaacccaaaccagtctgggattcaaGGATTCTACGGGCCCTGGGCCATGCAACCAGCACTACTGGTGGCTGCTTGAGGAATCCCATGGGGACATCTCTGGTCTTGCCACGCATGGGCTGTGCTCACAGGAGTGGGGAGTCCCACTGCCATGAGGAGGTGCATCCCCAAGATGTGGGCTGGTGCCTCTCCTGACAGCATCCCCTCTTCCTTTGGGGTttgggcacaggcagccccgtgggtgaagctgctggagagccAAAGCTCCAGACCCCAGTTTCAAAGCaggtgcagccccagcacaggccCAAGCCCAAGCTGGGTATTTTTGCTCCCCACATTTCCCAAGTGCCATGTTATTCCAGCTCTGCACATcaccccaggggctggggacagggatgctCACAGCCACGAGGGACATTCAGCTGTGAAGAGGAGCCTTGTGGTCAGGCAGGGGTGAAACCAGCAGCCACTGGGGttctcaggagctgcagggctccaCTGCCCCGAGCTCTGCACAATTTAATCCAGAAAACTGCCCTGACCCAGTTCCCATTTCTTTCATGTCCCTTTTCctaaggcagcagcagcactgcctccatgttctcctgctccaggcagtgccacatccctgtccccatccccaccccaaGAAGCCCCAGCATGCTCCCACTCACCACAGGGTGGGAAGAACACCAGGCCAGACCCCGCTTCCAAGTGTTAACCATTTATAAATAAGTACATTTTTTCATACATACAGTTTTCATTGTACAGATTACAATCTGTATAcattggggggtgggggggaatgCATTCTTTTGAACTTTTCACATCTATCTCACAGCTCACATGTACAGACAAGAAAACTCTGCTCAAGCAAatacagcaaaggaaaaaatatgttttcttctttccttatCCATGAGAGGCAAAAGCCTCTGCTGttggcaggggctgctcttccCACTGCACAATATCACAACTGTGTGGTGTTCAATATATCAGTAGAGAGAACAGAACATGCATTGAATAATATACTGTACAGAGAGAAAGTCCTTTACATCAGAATTATAGAAAAGCTAAAGGAAAAGTTAAGTGTCTTAAAGATCTTCCCAGCAAGTGTCTCGAAGGATGGCAACCAGGGGATTGTGCAAAGCACAGGTGTGTTTACTGCTCGGGGTTGTACCCAGCTCAGATCCTCTTGGATGTGGAGACAGGAGGGAGATGAAACGCTGAAAGCAACaggatgggaaaggaaaggctggaggggaggagagcGGCAGCGCCGGCAGAGTCCACGTGAGTCTCCGGGTGGAGCAGCAAAAAAGGACCTGATGTagcacacagagctgctcttggtGTCTGGCTTCTCAGGGCACAGACCCACGGGGAGCCACCCCCGGGCACCAGGCTCTCCCACCCACCCAGCACCACCCCGATGACCCGCAAGCCCCATCGCCGGCCCTGGGCAGCGTCGCCCAAAAGGGACAAAGTCTTTGGGCAAAGCAGCCCGGTGTTTCCACAACTATAGGATGTCATCCCGTAGGATGGGACCTGGCTGCTGACTCCCCAGTACCGTGACAGCTAGAAAATGAGCAGGAGGAAAGGATACAGCAGAGGGGTTGGTGTCCATTGGCTCTCCTGGTGACGGTCACACCAGCTGTGTTTTCCGTCGGGTAGGGCTGTAACAGTTGTGGTGAGATCCAGCTGTATATATAGTCAGGAGTTGGACATGAACGCATCTTGCTAAAGAATTGAGCCCTTAGTGGTTTATATTAGAAAAAAGAGTTTGATTGAATGAAAAATCCAGCAATTATTCACAcgaatctgaaaaaaacacacacagatttaACTTCCAACCATTGTGCTTTGTGTCCAACACACACCCCACCAGACTGCACGGAGAGCGACCGGCACGGGGTGAAGGCATTTATCCACAGAGGTCCTGGTGGGTACAACAGCTCTTCCACTAAGCCCTTGGTTAAACACCATTAATCCTGGTAGAAGAGTTATCTGGAATTCCCCAGACCAGAGCAAAGGACAACCACCAAAGAGCTCACTGCAGAACCCTCTCTGCAAGGAAGGCGGAGGACGGGCAGGCACGCCGGCTTGCTTTTCTCTAGATAAGGCAGAGCTGGCACTTGGGTTTTAGCAAGACTTCTTCTGGGTGACCCTGAACACACAGTGACCCTTGTACGAGGGGGCTCCATCGCTCCTAATTTAGTAGCCACCCTGGTTCCTGACCTAATCCAAGCGTGGCTTAGGCATCtggcaaacacacacacacaaacgtTCACACCAGCCAAGtggtttttctttccagccGGGTTAAAgggaacaaaagcaaaaagttcAGTGCTTGGATGGACCCACCTGTGGTGCCAGATGGACAGATGGATGGACAGATACAGCCTGAGCCTTCCCAGGCAGCGACACAGAGGACACAGCTCAGGCTGTGCCTTTGGAGATGGATCCCAAGGGATGTCTTCGTAAAGCCCCTCTCCTAAGCAAGCACTTGGGATGCCCGCTAGTGACCATTTTCCCAGCCCTCCAATGCTACCCCATCAGGAAGGGGTTCCCTCCCCTGGGCCCAGAGCATCCTCCCAGCCTGGAGACAAAGCAAGAGCTGGTGAATCCTCATGGCAGGATGTGGCAGACACCCACACCCAAAGCTGGGGGAGAAGGTTTCAGCTTTGTGGGggcacagccagctctggggGCAGCTGCGGGCAGAGGACGAGACACCCGGTGGGAAAGGTGGCTAAATAGAGGGCTTGGCTCCACCCACCCAACGTGCCCTGAGAACAAAACCTGGAGGTTTCCATGTCATCAAGAACCTGGTTCACTCTCTGCACCCAACAATCCTACTGGCTCACAAAACAGGGCCTCACCATTGGGCCAccacagcctggcaggggaCGCAGGCGCCGGCTGGCAGCACCGCCCCGCATCTTAACTACTCaaggagaaattaaatacaCAGCATGGACACACAGCACCACCTCTGACACTCTGTGCACGCTCCAGGCTGTCAGAGCAAGATCCGAGATGACAGGACAAAGGGATGTCAGGTGAGATCTGAGCCTCACCCAGCCACGTGCTTCCCAGCAGGGCCACGCACGGAGGCACAACACGGAACAGCCTCTGCCTCCTGTCCACGCCAAATCCAAACTGTGACTGTGAGGACACGGGGGGGGGAATATGTCAAGAAGAGTTTTTCCAGGGAGAGGTGTGCTCCTTACCCACCCAGGGACTACAGCAGCCATCCTGCCTCAGCTGTCCCTAAGAGAATTGCTGGGGAAGCGCTTTAAAAACCACTGCAAatgattttgtgtttaaaaattactcaaTCTGTCGATGCTTACGTACAAGAGTCAGTTCTTGTGCTATAAACGATATGATccattgctttgtttcttttctcttttttttttttcttgaaaaatacagtaagagaCAAGAGCTGTTTTGCTATTTTCTAATGAAGACACTACTCACGCTTAAAATATCCAGTATTTATCAGAGTAGCAAACTCAACCAGTAAAGTGCACCCATTTACAGAGAGAACAGATGGAAAACCATTAGTGCAAGAATCCTGTGAAAAATGTAACACGTGATATCGTGACAAAAACCTCCACACTACAGTATTTAAGCCTTCTCTCAGCTTGGTGTTTGTGTTCAAAGTgtgaactgtttttctttttttcccttaaaacaTCTTCCTAAAGCCAAAAGCTGGGCACAGGGGTGCTGTGGAAGGGTGGAACTGGGAGCACGTGGCAGtgaaaaggcaaagcaaagcacaggcAGGTCTCAAATCGTGGCTCTTGGACCACCCTGGTGGCATCTCAGTTCCCAAAACAGGGACGGGGCTGAATTTGgttactttttcctttccaagcaGCAACTAAAGGTAGGAAGCCACTCGATCAGAAAGCTGGGGGGTGCTGAGCAAAGCCAGTGGTGCTGCTCCAGACCCACGGATATGCAGGTCCTAGCTCTAGGTatgaagagaagaagaaagcaagttACTCCTGACAAAGCAGAACATGCTGCttctgaaagaggagaggaaaaaaaaacccaaaccacgACAGCCCCTGAGCCAGGAGAGAAACAGTGCATGGAGTGGAGTGTCCCCGTGGCCACGGGGAGCTCACCCTGCTGAGGGGTCCCCCAGTCACCCCCCACTTGACAGAGGATAAAGCAAAGAGTCAGCACGGGGTTACACCTTGAGAAAGGAAATGCCAACCTTGATCTAAATACTGGCTTGGACAAGGACCAAATAGCCCAGAGAAcataaaaaacaccaaacccctTGGAGGAAACATCCTCAAACACTTTTCAACATGTCTATGAGACACCAGCCTCCATCATCCCCAGGTGTGCACCTCCCAGCTTGCTCTGAGCCATGAAATAGCAACAAGATATGCTGATCCACACACAGGGGGGAATCCCCCCCTCCAACCCAACAGCTCCATCAAAGCCAGGGTTTGCTAAAAGGCCAAATCCTTATCTGGAGCAAAGGGGTGTAGCTGCACTGCCATCACAATGGGGATATGCTCATTTACACCAGCTTCAAGAAGGTACACTGGTTCAAGAAGTCTTGCAACAGGTTGGCATAGCCCTTTGGAGACACCAGGAGGtacagctgctcctgctctgcactgaAACCACTCTGAAGAGTTGTAAGAGGGAGGTTTGGGCCTTGGGCAACAGGCActattttgctttgaaacaaGCTACAAGGTTATCACTCTCCTCCCCCACTTCATCCCACCCTTTGCCCTCAGTAACTGAAAAGGCAGATTACAAACCCACCAGTGATAAATGGATCTGTAAAGAAAGTCCCTCCACCCCCCCAAACAAAATTTCAGAGAATAAgggtaaaaaaacccatggaaaatcctttaaaaaggaTTTTGGAGGCGTCCCCTGCTCTTCACACTGTCTtgatgtgatttaaaaaaaccccaaaaaaacaaaacaagaaaaaacaaccaaaccaaaacctgtCCTGAAAGAGATTGCATAAATAAATGATAAGTACCTCTCAACCACAGGTtcatcaaaagcaaaacatggtCTCTACCATTTGCAGGTACAGAACATGGCAGTTGCTTCCCAAGATTTTGGGAATGGATCTTAGAGGAACACAGCCCTGGCTTCAGTGGGAGAAGGTGAAggggggaggctgcagggctggcttgGCAGAGGGAGCCCTCCTGTCTTGGGAACCACCACTGGGCCAGGTTACACATCCTcatcacaaaaagaaaagaaaaaattgcagtTTTTCTCCTGGAATCCCGTGTTCTAAGCCAGATGTTTTGTTTGACTTTGCAAGCAAAGAAAACCCCACCCAAATGAAACCCCCCCCCCGACATGAAACCGACCGGGTGAGAACGCCGCCTTGTGTGTGAGGTGCAGTCGTCTGCTAAGGGTGTGAGGAAGAAGCTGCTGCAATCTCAGTTCGTGCCAAGTCCCTCAGCTGATTCAAACACCTACGACGTGTCAACTTTAACCTCTCAATGCCTGTAAAATGCCCCAGAGCAAATCAGGGCCGGGGCAGCGCGTGAAGAGGCAACGCAGGGCATGACCCCCACCCCTCCTGGCCAAGGATGCCATTAAACATGGAAGGAATCCCATTTGGATTCAGCTGCTCCAACCCCAAGGAAGCAGGGGTTGTTGTGGTTGTTGTGCATAGGCTACTTGGTACTAAAACACATCATT
This genomic stretch from Apus apus isolate bApuApu2 chromosome 25, bApuApu2.pri.cur, whole genome shotgun sequence harbors:
- the LOC127394459 gene encoding transmembrane ascorbate-dependent reductase CYB561, with the protein product MEGARPPTSPAGLSAYVAVSQLLGLTLLAATGAWLGRYRGGVSWHSSLQFNVHPLCMVLGMVFLQGDALLVYRVFRHEAKRSTKALHALLHGLALLIALLGIVAVFESHRTKGIPDMYSLHSWCGMAAFVLYLLQWLLGCGFFLLPGASFLLRSRYKPHHIFFGIALFTLSIAVCLLGITEMLLFNIRDSYSHFVPEGVLANTLGVLLVAFGLVVGYVLTRDDWKRPPLAEELALSMDFKTLTEGESPGGGSQ